A genomic region of Bombus pyrosoma isolate SC7728 linkage group LG6, ASM1482585v1, whole genome shotgun sequence contains the following coding sequences:
- the LOC122568518 gene encoding glycine receptor subunit alpha-2 isoform X9 — MFVRQSWIESRLDMPDEIFEEGDDYVTLPPEFFDSLWQPDLYFLNAKVSEIAALNHKFSSVTLYRNKTVKYSARMHAIIACQMEFQLYPMDIQICPIYIESFSYHKQKLRLRWGLGAVTVNPELKLLQYDIGKPVVAEETVDYMLEKSGNFSRLVVFFRFERQIGHHLIQTFAPSTLVVMLSWFSFWLGLDAIPGRVALLVTSMLTLVTMFTGLKSDIPPVAYVKALDVWMAGCMMFVFAALGEFVVVKVLDLQYQLEYDLQSSMSRHYSTRIVAMEKGQSIWDYDSTYIPKARNKRAGSKHLLQNAWLDTEYQMIRVCKTRSQKIDNYSRIGFPILFMLFVILYWPILLLKKAT; from the exons ATGTTCGTTCGTCAGAGTTGGATCGAATCTCGACTTGATATGCCGGACGAGATTTTCGAGGAGGGCGACGATTACGTGACACTGCCTCCTGAATTCTTCGACAGTTTATGGCAGCCAGATCTTTACTTCTTAAACGCGAAAGTCTCTG aaattGCGGCGTTAAATCACAAATTCTCATCTGTTACGTTGTACAGAAACAAAACGGTCAAGTATTCAGCACGGATGCATGCCATTATCGCCTGCCAAATGGAATTTCAACTCTACCCAATGGACATTCAAATATGCCCTATCTACATAGAAAGTT TTTCCTATCACAAACAGAAGTTACGCTTAAGATGGGGATTGGGCGCAGTCACGGTGAACCCAGAACTGAAGCTTTTACAATATGATATCGGGAAGCCGGTGGTTGCTGAAGAAACTGTTGATTATATGCTCGAAAAGAGTG gAAATTTTTCACGACTGGTAGTGTTCTTCCGATTCGAGAGACAAATTGGTCATCATCTGATACAAACTTTTGCACCATCCACGTTAGTTGTGATGTTATCTTGGTTTAGCTTCTGGTTGGGCTTAGATGCGATCCCTGGTCGTGTGGCTCTTTTAGTAACCAGTATGCTGACCTTGGTTACTATGTTTACTGGTCTGAAAAGCGATATTCCGCCAGTTGCTTACGTGAAA GCACTAGATGTTTGGATGGCAGGCTGCATGATGTTTGTATTTGCTGCTCTCGGTGAATTCGTTGTTGTAAAAGTACTCGACTTGCAGTACCAGTTGGAATATGATCTACAATCGTCAATGTCCCGACATTACTCAACA CGTATAGTTGCCATGGAAAAGGGTCAAAGTATTTGGGATTATGACTCAACATATATACCAAAagcaagaaataaaagagcTGGTAGCAAACATCTTCTACAAAATGCGTGGCTAGATACTGAATATCAAATGATACGTGTATGCAAAACACGATCACAAAAAATTGACAATTACAGCAGAATAGGTTTTCCTATACTATTTATGCTGTTCGTCATTTTGTATTGGCCGATACTCTTACTTAAGAAGgcaacgtaa